Proteins from one Pseudomonas bijieensis genomic window:
- a CDS encoding bifunctional 5,10-methylenetetrahydrofolate dehydrogenase/5,10-methenyltetrahydrofolate cyclohydrolase encodes MIGTTPALARDIDGKAISALVLDEVREEVLALAHRHIYPALAVLLVGEDPASEVYVRNKLLRAKEVGIRSLEYRLPANASQHQVLELIAQLNADVTVNGILVQLPLPGHIDEAAVIQAIDPVKDVDGFHRENVGGLVQGMEVLTPCTPSGCMRLLHETCGDVSGLHAVVVGRSNIVGKPMATLLLQAHCSVSVVHSRSVDAPALCRLADIVVAAVGRPGLIDASWLKPGAVVIDVGINRITDESGSHLVGDVDYASARTVASAITPVPGGVGPMTIAYLLKNTLIASQLQHAAQARGQTSASHLVVS; translated from the coding sequence TTGATCGGCACCACCCCCGCACTTGCTCGCGATATCGACGGCAAGGCCATCTCCGCCCTGGTTCTCGACGAGGTTCGAGAAGAGGTTCTGGCCCTCGCGCACCGGCACATCTACCCCGCCCTGGCTGTATTGTTGGTGGGCGAAGATCCGGCCAGCGAGGTTTACGTGCGCAACAAATTGCTGCGGGCCAAGGAAGTCGGCATTCGCTCCCTGGAGTACCGTCTGCCAGCCAATGCCAGCCAGCACCAGGTACTGGAACTGATTGCCCAACTGAACGCCGATGTCACGGTGAACGGCATTCTGGTGCAGTTGCCGTTGCCGGGACATATCGACGAAGCGGCAGTCATCCAGGCCATCGACCCGGTCAAGGACGTGGACGGTTTTCATCGCGAGAACGTCGGCGGCCTGGTGCAAGGCATGGAAGTGCTGACACCCTGCACGCCCAGCGGCTGCATGCGTCTACTGCACGAAACCTGCGGCGATGTGAGCGGCTTGCACGCCGTGGTCGTCGGGCGCTCGAACATCGTCGGCAAGCCCATGGCGACCTTGTTGTTGCAGGCTCACTGTTCGGTCAGCGTGGTGCACTCACGCAGCGTCGATGCCCCGGCGTTGTGTCGACTGGCCGATATCGTCGTCGCGGCGGTAGGCCGTCCCGGGCTGATCGATGCCAGTTGGCTCAAGCCTGGCGCCGTGGTGATCGATGTCGGGATCAATCGTATTACGGACGAATCCGGCAGCCATCTGGTGGGTGATGTCGACTACGCCAGCGCGCGCACCGTCGCCAGCGCAATCACGCCAGTACCCGGTGGCGTCGGGCCGATGACCATTGCCTATCTGCTGAAGAACACCCTGATCGCCAGCCAGTTGCAGCATGCGGCCCAGGCCCGCGGGCAGACATCTGCCAGCCATCTGGTGGTGAGTTGA
- a CDS encoding class II glutamine amidotransferase, with product MCGIVGLYLKNPQLESQLGKLFEPMLQAMTDRGPDSAGFAIYGDEVADGWIKLTLQATTDGFDWKTLMGELEGRLGCSLDWFQNASAAVLKVNAEETAVRLALAELAPNVRIMSAGQSIEILKGMGLPQEISQRFGLAGMKGSHIIGHTRMATESAVTMEGSHPFSTGADLCLVHNGSLSNHFRLRQELKREGIHFETDNDTEVAAGYLTWRLQQGDSLKEALDHSLEDLDGFFTFAIGTRNGFAVIRDPIACKPAILAETDDYVAMASEYQALSSLPGIEHAKVWEPVPATMYIWERESA from the coding sequence ATGTGTGGGATCGTAGGTCTTTACCTGAAAAATCCGCAGCTGGAGTCCCAGCTCGGCAAGCTCTTCGAACCAATGTTGCAGGCCATGACCGATCGTGGTCCGGACAGTGCCGGCTTCGCCATTTATGGCGATGAGGTGGCCGACGGCTGGATCAAGCTGACCCTGCAGGCGACCACCGACGGTTTCGACTGGAAAACCCTGATGGGTGAGCTGGAAGGGCGCCTTGGCTGCTCGCTGGACTGGTTCCAGAACGCCAGCGCTGCCGTGCTCAAGGTCAATGCCGAAGAGACGGCGGTACGTCTGGCCCTCGCCGAACTGGCGCCAAACGTGCGCATCATGAGCGCTGGCCAGAGCATCGAAATCCTCAAGGGAATGGGCTTGCCCCAGGAAATTTCCCAACGCTTCGGCCTGGCCGGCATGAAGGGCAGCCACATCATCGGCCACACCCGCATGGCCACTGAAAGCGCGGTGACCATGGAAGGCAGTCACCCGTTCTCTACTGGCGCTGACCTGTGCCTGGTGCACAACGGCTCGCTGTCCAATCACTTCCGCCTGCGTCAGGAACTCAAGCGCGAAGGCATTCACTTCGAGACCGACAACGACACCGAAGTGGCCGCCGGCTACCTGACCTGGCGCCTGCAGCAGGGCGACTCATTGAAAGAAGCGCTGGATCATTCGCTGGAGGATCTGGACGGTTTCTTCACCTTCGCCATCGGCACCCGCAACGGTTTTGCCGTAATCCGCGACCCGATTGCCTGCAAGCCGGCGATCCTCGCCGAGACCGACGATTACGTCGCCATGGCCTCCGAGTATCAGGCCCTGTCGAGCCTGCCGGGTATCGAGCATGCCAAGGTCTGGGAGCCGGTACCGGCCACTATGTACATCTGGGAACGCGAGTCAGCTTAA
- a CDS encoding FMN-binding glutamate synthase family protein encodes MSDLTSQKAAPVLRESATFDRLTIQEIQRAAETGIYDIRGGGTKRKLPHFDDLLLLGASVSRYPLEGYREKCGTDVILGNRFAKKPIHLKIPVTIAGMSFGALSANAKEALGRGATIAGTSTTTGDGGMTPEERGQSQHLVYQYLPSRYGMNPDDLRKADAIEIVLGQGAKPGGGGMLLGMKVTERVAGMRTLPIGVDQRSACRHPDWTGPDDLAIKIAEIREITDWEKPIYVKIGASRPYYDVKLAVKAGADVIVLDGMQGGTAATQEVFIEHVGIPILSAIPQAVQALQEMGMHRKVQLIVSGGIRNGADVAKAMALGADAVAIGTAALIALGDNHPRLDEELKKIGSAAGFYDDWQNGRDPAGITTQDPELSKRLDPVEGGRRLANYLRVLVLEAQTMARACGKSHLHNLDPEDLVALTVESAAMARVPLAGTNWVPGSGTGY; translated from the coding sequence ATGAGCGACCTCACCAGCCAAAAAGCGGCACCCGTACTGCGCGAGTCAGCCACCTTCGATCGTCTGACCATCCAGGAAATCCAGCGTGCCGCCGAGACCGGCATCTACGATATTCGCGGCGGCGGCACCAAGCGCAAGCTGCCGCACTTCGATGACTTGCTGCTGCTTGGCGCCAGTGTTTCGCGTTACCCGTTGGAAGGCTATCGGGAGAAATGCGGCACCGATGTGATCCTCGGCAACCGCTTTGCCAAGAAGCCGATCCACTTGAAGATTCCGGTGACCATCGCCGGCATGAGTTTTGGTGCGTTGTCGGCCAATGCCAAGGAAGCCCTGGGCCGTGGCGCGACCATCGCGGGCACCAGCACCACCACCGGTGACGGCGGCATGACCCCGGAGGAGCGCGGCCAGTCGCAGCATTTGGTCTATCAGTACTTGCCGTCGCGCTACGGCATGAACCCGGACGATCTGCGCAAGGCTGACGCGATCGAAATCGTCCTGGGGCAAGGCGCCAAACCCGGTGGCGGCGGTATGTTGCTGGGGATGAAAGTCACCGAGCGCGTCGCCGGCATGCGCACCTTGCCGATTGGTGTCGATCAGCGCAGTGCCTGTCGTCACCCCGATTGGACCGGCCCGGATGACCTGGCGATCAAGATTGCCGAGATCCGCGAAATCACTGATTGGGAAAAACCGATCTACGTGAAAATCGGTGCCAGCCGGCCGTACTACGACGTCAAGCTGGCCGTGAAGGCCGGAGCGGATGTGATCGTGCTCGATGGCATGCAAGGCGGGACAGCGGCGACCCAGGAGGTCTTTATCGAGCACGTGGGAATTCCGATTTTGTCGGCCATCCCGCAAGCGGTACAGGCTTTGCAGGAGATGGGCATGCATCGCAAGGTCCAGCTGATCGTTTCTGGCGGAATTCGCAACGGTGCCGATGTGGCCAAGGCCATGGCACTGGGCGCGGATGCGGTGGCCATCGGCACCGCAGCACTGATCGCGCTGGGCGACAACCACCCGCGCCTGGATGAAGAGCTGAAGAAGATCGGCTCGGCGGCCGGCTTTTATGATGACTGGCAGAACGGTCGCGACCCGGCCGGGATCACCACGCAGGACCCGGAGCTGTCCAAGCGACTGGATCCGGTGGAGGGGGGCCGCCGCTTGGCCAACTACCTGCGCGTCCTGGTGCTGGAAGCCCAGACCATGGCCCGGGCTTGCGGCAAGTCGCACCTGCACAACCTCGACCCCGAGGATCTGGTGGCGTTGACGGTGGAGTCGGCGGCCATGGCCCGGGTGCCGTTGGCGGGGACCAACTGGGTTCCAGGCTCTGGTACCGGTTATTGA
- the glnT gene encoding type III glutamate--ammonia ligase: MLPAETQRIIDKHAIKYVLAQFVDIHGAAKTKSVPICGLKAVAEEGAGFAGFAISGMGMEPHGPDFMARGDLSTLTPVPWQPGYGRVVCIGHVDGKPHPYDSRYVLQQQVQRLAEKGWTLNTGLEPEFNLMRRDAQGKLQLVDPSDNLDKPCYDYKGLSRSRVFLERLTEALQAVDFEVYQIDHEDANGQFEINYTYSDAMTSADRFTFFRMAAGEIANDLGMICSFMPKPDPKRAGNGMHFHLSISSAENKNLFHDASDPSGMGLSKMAYHFAAGLLAHGPALCAFAAPTVNSYKRLVVGNSLSGATWAPAFIAFGANNRSAMVRVPYGRLEFRLPDAGCNPYLVSAAIIAAGLDGIDRQLEIDHVCNENLYSLSLEQIAARGIKTLPQSLKEACDALEADLLFAEVLGPQIVGEFIKLKRMEWVEYSRHVSDWEIQRYTEFF; encoded by the coding sequence ATGTTGCCAGCAGAAACCCAGCGCATCATCGACAAGCACGCAATCAAGTACGTGCTTGCGCAATTTGTGGATATCCACGGGGCGGCCAAAACCAAGTCGGTGCCTATCTGTGGGCTCAAGGCCGTGGCTGAAGAGGGGGCGGGTTTTGCCGGATTCGCGATCAGCGGCATGGGCATGGAGCCCCACGGGCCGGACTTCATGGCCCGCGGTGATTTGTCCACCCTGACCCCGGTGCCCTGGCAGCCGGGTTACGGGCGAGTGGTGTGCATCGGTCATGTCGACGGTAAGCCGCATCCGTATGACAGCCGTTATGTGTTGCAGCAACAAGTGCAGCGCCTGGCAGAAAAGGGTTGGACGCTCAACACCGGCCTGGAGCCCGAGTTCAACCTGATGCGCCGCGACGCACAGGGCAAACTGCAACTGGTGGACCCCAGCGACAACCTGGACAAGCCTTGTTATGACTACAAAGGCCTGTCGCGCTCCCGTGTTTTCCTGGAGCGGCTGACCGAAGCCTTGCAGGCAGTGGATTTCGAGGTCTATCAAATTGACCACGAAGACGCCAACGGCCAGTTCGAGATCAACTACACCTACAGCGACGCCATGACCTCGGCGGATCGCTTCACGTTTTTTCGCATGGCTGCCGGCGAAATCGCCAATGACCTGGGCATGATCTGCTCGTTCATGCCCAAGCCCGACCCGAAACGCGCCGGCAATGGCATGCATTTTCACCTGTCGATCAGCAGCGCCGAGAACAAGAACCTGTTCCATGATGCCAGCGACCCCAGCGGCATGGGCCTGTCGAAAATGGCTTATCACTTTGCCGCCGGCCTGCTGGCCCATGGCCCGGCGCTGTGTGCCTTCGCCGCGCCGACGGTCAACTCCTACAAGCGTCTGGTGGTCGGTAATTCGTTGTCCGGCGCGACCTGGGCGCCGGCCTTTATCGCCTTCGGCGCCAACAACCGTTCGGCCATGGTACGGGTGCCTTACGGCCGCCTGGAGTTCCGCCTGCCGGACGCCGGCTGCAATCCCTACCTGGTCAGCGCCGCGATCATCGCCGCCGGCCTGGATGGCATCGATCGCCAGTTGGAAATCGACCATGTCTGCAATGAGAACCTCTACAGCCTGAGCCTGGAACAGATCGCCGCGCGAGGCATCAAGACCCTGCCGCAATCGCTCAAGGAAGCCTGTGACGCCCTGGAAGCCGACCTGCTGTTCGCTGAGGTGCTGGGCCCGCAGATCGTAGGTGAGTTCATCAAGCTCAAGCGCATGGAATGGGTGGAATACAGCCGCCATGTCTCCGACTGGGAGATCCAGCGCTACACCGAATTTTTCTGA
- a CDS encoding ammonium transporter: protein MVNRLLGKSLLGLLAAGAFAPLAQAADAPALNTGSTAWMVTAAVLVLFMCLPGLALFYGGLVRAKNMLSLFTQCFGIAGLVGVLWVIYGYSMVVDSTGMIEGQVTFNSFVGGLSRAFLAGMTPESLVGDIPEGVFVTFQMTFAIITPALIAGAFAERMKFSAALWFMALWFTLVYAPVAHMVWGGAGALMHNWGVLDFAGGTAVHINAGVAALAACLILGKRKGYQNTPMPAHNLSLTMAGAAMLWVGWFGFNIGSGGGLNGTSGIVMLNTQLGACAGILGWMFTEWFKVGKPSALGLASGALAGLVGITPACAYVGVGGALAIGLLCGVFCYLSVTVLKRRFGYDDSLDVFGLHGIGGMIGAVLTGVFCVPSVGGLVEGVTMGAQVVAQIKGVLLTTVYCFVISWVILKVINAVIGLRADESVEEMGLDLAEHNERAYNH from the coding sequence ATGGTCAATCGTCTTCTCGGCAAATCCCTTCTCGGTTTATTGGCGGCCGGTGCATTTGCGCCCTTGGCCCAGGCCGCCGATGCACCCGCCTTGAACACCGGCAGCACCGCCTGGATGGTCACTGCCGCGGTGCTGGTGCTGTTCATGTGTCTACCGGGACTGGCATTGTTTTACGGTGGCTTGGTCCGGGCAAAGAACATGCTTTCGCTGTTCACCCAATGCTTCGGCATCGCCGGCCTGGTCGGCGTGCTGTGGGTAATCTATGGCTACAGCATGGTGGTCGACAGCACCGGCATGATCGAGGGGCAGGTGACGTTCAACAGTTTCGTCGGTGGTTTGAGCCGGGCCTTTCTGGCGGGCATGACCCCGGAGAGCCTGGTTGGGGATATTCCGGAAGGTGTATTCGTGACCTTCCAGATGACCTTCGCGATCATCACCCCGGCGCTGATTGCCGGTGCATTCGCCGAACGCATGAAGTTTTCGGCGGCGCTGTGGTTCATGGCGTTGTGGTTCACCCTGGTGTACGCCCCGGTGGCGCATATGGTCTGGGGAGGCGCGGGCGCTTTGATGCACAACTGGGGCGTACTCGATTTCGCCGGTGGCACCGCCGTGCACATCAATGCCGGTGTCGCCGCTTTGGCCGCGTGCCTGATTCTCGGCAAGCGCAAGGGCTACCAGAACACGCCGATGCCCGCCCACAACCTGAGCCTGACCATGGCCGGTGCGGCGATGCTCTGGGTGGGCTGGTTCGGTTTCAACATCGGTTCCGGCGGTGGCCTCAACGGCACTTCTGGCATCGTCATGCTCAACACCCAATTGGGGGCGTGCGCCGGTATTCTCGGCTGGATGTTCACCGAGTGGTTCAAGGTTGGCAAACCGAGTGCTTTGGGCTTGGCCAGTGGTGCCTTGGCGGGTCTGGTGGGCATCACGCCGGCGTGCGCGTATGTCGGCGTCGGCGGTGCGTTGGCCATCGGTTTGTTGTGTGGAGTGTTCTGCTACCTGAGTGTCACCGTGCTCAAGCGGCGCTTCGGTTATGACGACAGCCTCGACGTGTTCGGCTTGCACGGCATTGGCGGGATGATCGGCGCGGTGTTGACCGGGGTGTTCTGTGTGCCGTCGGTGGGGGGATTGGTCGAAGGCGTGACCATGGGGGCTCAGGTCGTGGCGCAAATCAAAGGCGTACTGCTGACGACGGTTTACTGTTTTGTCATCAGTTGGGTCATTCTCAAGGTGATCAACGCGGTGATCGGTTTGCGCGCCGATGAGTCGGTGGAGGAGATGGGGCTGGACCTGGCTGAACACAACGAGCGTGCTTACAACCACTGA
- a CDS encoding APC family permease, giving the protein MEATTFETVPQAASTVGSLHRKIDWRGAFWVASGVPALVLFSIGAIAATVGKPAWIVWIVSILFGFIQAFTYAEIAGLFPHKSGGASVYGAVAWVRYSKLIAPVSVWCNWLAWSPVLSIGSGLAAGYILTALFPADALINTWQLTLLDLGWIKSGLSLRINATFAIGLLILLTVFAVQHGGILRSARLTLVLGVTSLIPLLLVGVVPLLTGDAAQANFLPLYPLAHDAAGQVIDGPWDLSGWTLMAGGLFMAAWSTYGFETAVCYTREFKDPKRDTFKAIFYAGLLCILVFTLVPLAFQGSLGLGQLVTPAVLDASGAVVSPAVYSGLLSPAIYSGMGVGQVMADSIGGGKLVANIMLIMLVLATLLAIMTSMSGSSRTLYQASVDGWLPKYLGRTNEHGAPTAAMWTDLCFNLLLLLMSDYVFVLAASNVSYIIFNFLNLNAGWIHRLDRPDWIRPYKAPTVLLAAGGVLSFVNLACMGLGADIWGAGTLTTGLLLALLILPVFCYRHYVQDNGHFPEAMLNDLYVQADTGQKRAGWLPYLTLVAGVLVVYGSHQLVV; this is encoded by the coding sequence ATGGAAGCGACTACGTTCGAGACCGTACCGCAGGCCGCCAGCACCGTTGGCAGCCTGCACCGCAAGATCGATTGGCGCGGGGCTTTCTGGGTTGCCAGTGGCGTGCCCGCGCTGGTGCTGTTTTCAATCGGCGCGATTGCCGCCACAGTGGGCAAACCGGCCTGGATCGTCTGGATCGTGTCGATCCTGTTCGGGTTTATCCAAGCCTTCACCTATGCCGAAATCGCCGGACTGTTCCCGCACAAATCCGGCGGCGCCTCGGTCTATGGCGCGGTCGCCTGGGTACGCTACAGCAAGCTGATCGCACCGGTTTCGGTGTGGTGCAACTGGCTGGCCTGGTCGCCGGTGCTGTCGATCGGTTCAGGGCTGGCAGCCGGCTACATACTCACCGCACTGTTTCCCGCCGATGCGCTGATCAATACCTGGCAATTGACCCTGCTCGATCTGGGTTGGATCAAGAGCGGCCTGTCACTGCGGATCAATGCGACATTCGCCATCGGTCTGTTGATCCTGCTGACGGTGTTCGCCGTGCAGCATGGCGGTATTCTGCGCTCGGCGCGCCTGACCCTGGTGCTCGGCGTGACGTCGCTGATCCCCTTGCTGCTGGTGGGCGTGGTGCCGTTGCTCACCGGCGATGCGGCCCAGGCCAATTTCCTGCCGTTGTACCCCCTGGCCCATGATGCCGCCGGGCAAGTGATCGATGGGCCCTGGGATCTGTCCGGCTGGACACTGATGGCCGGCGGTCTGTTCATGGCCGCGTGGTCCACCTACGGCTTCGAAACGGCGGTGTGCTACACACGGGAATTCAAAGACCCCAAGCGCGACACGTTCAAGGCGATTTTCTATGCGGGTCTGCTGTGCATTCTGGTGTTCACCCTGGTGCCGCTGGCGTTTCAAGGCAGCCTGGGACTCGGCCAACTGGTGACACCGGCCGTGCTGGACGCCAGCGGTGCAGTGGTTTCGCCGGCAGTCTACAGCGGCCTGCTGTCGCCCGCGATCTACAGCGGCATGGGCGTCGGCCAGGTGATGGCGGACAGTATCGGCGGCGGTAAACTGGTCGCCAACATCATGCTGATCATGCTGGTCCTGGCCACCCTGCTGGCGATCATGACGTCGATGTCCGGCTCATCGCGCACCTTGTACCAGGCGTCGGTGGATGGCTGGCTGCCGAAGTACCTGGGCCGCACCAATGAACACGGCGCGCCCACCGCCGCGATGTGGACCGACCTGTGTTTCAACCTGCTGCTGTTGCTGATGTCCGACTATGTCTTCGTGCTCGCGGCGTCCAACGTCAGCTACATCATCTTCAACTTCCTCAATCTCAACGCAGGCTGGATCCATCGTCTGGATCGTCCCGACTGGATACGCCCGTACAAAGCCCCTACCGTGCTCCTGGCGGCCGGTGGTGTGCTGAGCTTCGTCAACCTGGCCTGCATGGGGCTGGGCGCCGATATCTGGGGCGCGGGAACCCTGACGACCGGCCTGCTGCTGGCGCTGTTGATCCTGCCGGTGTTCTGCTACCGCCACTATGTGCAGGACAACGGGCACTTCCCCGAAGCCATGCTTAACGATCTCTACGTCCAGGCTGATACGGGTCAAAAACGCGCGGGCTGGTTGCCTTACCTCACGCTGGTCGCAGGTGTTCTAGTGGTGTACGGCAGCCATCAATTGGTAGTCTGA
- the purU gene encoding formyltetrahydrofolate deformylase, translating to MQHEKNHFIIKITCPAVSGIVAAVTTYLADNRCYIGEMAQFDDDFSGRFFMRAVFRFNDGHSGDLQQIKDGFAQVAQAFDMTWELHDTREPMRVLLMVSKFDHCLTDLLYRYHKGEMDMTITAIVSNHLDLRPMAEREGIRFIYLPVTKETKARQEAELMKIVDDTGTELVVLARYMQILSDDLCKQLSGRAINIHHSFLPGFKGAKPYHQAYQRGVKLIGATAHYVTSDLDEGPIIEQEVQRVDHVYLPDDLVATGRDTETVALSKAVKYHLEHRVFLNQDRTVIFR from the coding sequence ATGCAACACGAAAAAAACCATTTCATCATCAAGATCACCTGTCCTGCGGTGTCCGGCATCGTCGCTGCCGTCACCACCTATCTGGCGGACAACCGTTGCTACATCGGGGAGATGGCGCAATTCGACGACGACTTCAGCGGTCGTTTTTTCATGCGTGCGGTGTTTCGCTTCAACGACGGCCACTCAGGCGACCTGCAACAGATCAAGGACGGTTTCGCCCAGGTCGCCCAAGCCTTCGACATGACCTGGGAATTGCATGACACCCGCGAGCCGATGCGCGTGTTGCTGATGGTCAGCAAGTTCGACCACTGCCTGACCGACCTGCTCTACCGCTACCACAAGGGCGAGATGGACATGACCATCACTGCCATCGTCTCCAACCACCTCGACCTGCGCCCGATGGCCGAACGCGAAGGCATTCGCTTCATTTACCTGCCAGTGACCAAGGAGACCAAGGCCCGGCAGGAAGCCGAACTGATGAAGATCGTCGACGACACCGGCACCGAGCTCGTGGTGTTGGCGCGCTACATGCAAATCCTCTCCGATGACCTGTGCAAGCAACTCTCGGGCCGGGCGATCAACATTCACCATTCGTTCCTCCCCGGCTTCAAAGGCGCCAAGCCCTATCACCAGGCCTACCAGCGTGGGGTGAAACTGATTGGCGCCACCGCCCATTACGTCACCAGCGACCTCGATGAGGGACCGATCATTGAGCAGGAAGTGCAGCGCGTCGACCACGTCTACCTGCCTGACGACCTGGTGGCCACCGGCCGTGACACCGAAACCGTGGCCCTGTCCAAGGCAGTCAAATACCACCTGGAGCACCGGGTTTTCCTCAATCAGGACAGAACGGTGATCTTCCGGTGA
- a CDS encoding protein glxC has protein sequence MKTIDLSTATVRELNQALHDQVSNVEDREWVVTHSDGKHNLAVGVNEVLSIDIQGHAGYYCAGMNQKASITVHGNVGVGCAENMMSGYVRVKGSASQAAGATAHGGLLVIEGDAGARCGISMKGIDIVVGGSIGHMSCFMGQAGRLVVCGDAGDALGDSLYETHIYVKGNVESLGSDCIEKEMRAEHLQELQDLLNRAGFAHKAADFKRYGSARQLYNFKVDNASAY, from the coding sequence ATGAAAACCATCGATCTTTCCACTGCCACTGTGCGTGAACTCAATCAGGCGTTGCACGACCAGGTCAGCAACGTTGAAGACCGCGAATGGGTGGTGACGCATTCGGACGGCAAGCACAACCTCGCGGTCGGGGTGAACGAAGTGCTGTCCATCGATATCCAGGGTCACGCCGGCTACTACTGCGCGGGTATGAATCAGAAAGCCTCGATCACCGTCCACGGCAACGTCGGTGTCGGTTGCGCCGAGAACATGATGTCCGGCTACGTCCGCGTCAAAGGCAGCGCCTCCCAGGCGGCCGGTGCCACGGCCCATGGCGGGCTGCTGGTGATTGAAGGGGATGCCGGCGCGCGTTGCGGAATTTCCATGAAGGGCATCGACATTGTCGTAGGCGGCAGCATCGGCCACATGAGCTGCTTCATGGGCCAGGCCGGGCGATTGGTGGTCTGCGGTGATGCCGGCGATGCGCTGGGTGATTCCTTGTACGAGACCCACATCTACGTGAAGGGCAATGTGGAGTCCCTGGGCTCCGATTGCATCGAGAAAGAGATGCGTGCCGAACACCTCCAAGAACTCCAGGACCTGTTGAACCGTGCCGGTTTCGCGCACAAGGCGGCTGACTTCAAGCGCTACGGTTCGGCCCGTCAGCTGTACAACTTCAAAGTCGATAACGCGTCCGCGTACTGA
- the folD gene encoding bifunctional methylenetetrahydrofolate dehydrogenase/methenyltetrahydrofolate cyclohydrolase FolD has protein sequence MNTHKLIDGKATAARVLVQVRKDVERLREQDIQPALAVILVGSDPASQVYVRNKILRAEEVGIRSLEHRLPMDTSTEQLLILIARLNADHSIHGILLQLPLPAHIDELRALEAIAPDKDVDGFHSQNVGGLSQGRTVLAPCTPSGCLYLLEQTCGDLRGKHAVVIGRSNIVGKPMAALLLQADCSVTVLHSRSPDPQALCRQADIVIAAVGRPRLIDASWLKPGAVVIDVGINRIEDDGRSRLVGDVDFDSALAHVAAITPVPGGVGPMTIAFLMKNTVTAALAQHQAQRSQSEALCHSIY, from the coding sequence GTGAACACGCACAAACTGATCGACGGCAAAGCCACCGCCGCCCGCGTGCTGGTACAGGTCCGCAAGGACGTGGAGCGCCTGCGCGAGCAAGACATTCAACCGGCACTGGCGGTGATTCTGGTGGGCAGCGACCCAGCCAGCCAGGTCTATGTGCGCAACAAGATCCTGCGCGCCGAAGAGGTGGGTATCCGCTCGCTGGAACATCGGCTGCCCATGGATACCAGCACTGAACAGTTACTCATTCTGATCGCCCGATTGAATGCCGATCACTCGATCCACGGCATTCTTCTGCAACTGCCACTGCCCGCTCATATCGATGAATTACGGGCACTGGAGGCAATCGCACCGGACAAGGACGTCGACGGATTCCACAGTCAGAACGTCGGCGGCCTCAGCCAGGGTCGTACGGTACTCGCACCTTGCACCCCCAGTGGTTGTTTGTATTTGCTGGAGCAAACCTGTGGTGATCTGCGCGGTAAGCACGCAGTAGTGATCGGCCGCTCGAACATCGTCGGCAAACCCATGGCCGCGCTGTTGCTGCAGGCCGATTGCTCGGTGACCGTCCTGCATTCGCGCAGCCCGGATCCGCAAGCGCTGTGCCGGCAGGCGGACATCGTCATCGCCGCCGTGGGTCGCCCACGGTTGATCGACGCCAGTTGGCTCAAGCCTGGCGCCGTGGTGATCGACGTCGGCATTAACCGCATCGAAGACGATGGCCGCAGCCGTCTGGTGGGCGACGTCGACTTCGACAGCGCCCTGGCCCATGTCGCGGCGATCACCCCGGTGCCCGGTGGTGTCGGCCCGATGACCATTGCCTTCCTGATGAAAAACACTGTCACCGCGGCCCTTGCACAACACCAGGCCCAACGCAGCCAATCGGAGGCCTTATGCCATTCAATCTATTGA